The Amycolatopsis sp. QT-25 genomic sequence TGTCGGCCGCTTTCCTGCGGCACACCGGAGCGCGGCCCTCCGACTACCGCAATTCCTGATCACGGCTCCGCAATTCCGCAGCTGGTGACCCTGGCCGCCCGTTCCTAGGGTGAGCCGGGTGAATAGTTCCGGATTGCAGTCGTACGACGTCACCGCCGAATCGACGGCACCGCCCGCCGCGGTGTGGGCGCTGTTGCTGGACGCCCGCAGCTGGCCGGTCTGGTCGCGGGTGGGTTCCCTGGAAATCGCCGCGTCGCGAGGACTTTCCGCCGACGGGCGAGACGAGGTCGGTGCCGTCCGTGCCTTCCGCACCGGCAAGACGGTCACCAAGGAGCGGATCACCGCCCTCGAACCCGGACGCCGGTTCGCCTACGAGGGGGTGGACGTCCCGGTGATGGTCGATTACCAGGCCTCGGTCGATCTGATGGGAACGCCCGCTGGAGGAACGCAGATCCGTTGGCACGGAACATATCGCGTGGGCAAGGGTAAAGCGTGGATCTTCCGGTGGTATCTCCGCCGCTTCATGCGGGACATGGCGACCGGGCTCGCCGACCACGCCGGCG encodes the following:
- a CDS encoding SRPBCC family protein; the protein is MQSYDVTAESTAPPAAVWALLLDARSWPVWSRVGSLEIAASRGLSADGRDEVGAVRAFRTGKTVTKERITALEPGRRFAYEGVDVPVMVDYQASVDLMGTPAGGTQIRWHGTYRVGKGKAWIFRWYLRRFMRDMATGLADHAGGPVKRP